Proteins from a genomic interval of Polaribacter sp. Q13:
- the tsaB gene encoding tRNA (adenosine(37)-N6)-threonylcarbamoyltransferase complex dimerization subunit type 1 TsaB: MAIILNLETATKNCSVSIAKDGKVIALKELNNGNYSHAEVLHPFILEVLKEVNLTSKEIDAVAVSKGPGSYTGLRIGVSAAKGLCFAFDKPLISIKTLESLAHAISIDKGIIVPMLDARRMEVYAAVFNENYEQIRDIKAEIIDENSFSDYLGAGIVTFLGDGAHKCKEVITHKNAVFVDAIFPSAKEMAELSFIKYKKNDIEDVAYFEPFYLKDFVVIPEKKKKPTF, from the coding sequence TTGGCAATTATCCTAAACCTAGAGACCGCAACTAAGAACTGCTCTGTAAGCATAGCAAAAGACGGCAAAGTTATCGCATTAAAAGAATTGAATAATGGTAATTATTCTCATGCAGAAGTTTTACACCCTTTTATTTTAGAGGTTTTAAAAGAAGTAAATTTAACTTCTAAAGAAATAGACGCTGTAGCGGTTAGTAAAGGTCCGGGTTCTTATACTGGGTTAAGAATTGGTGTTTCTGCCGCAAAAGGACTTTGTTTTGCCTTTGACAAGCCATTAATTTCTATAAAAACCTTAGAATCTCTGGCTCATGCAATTTCTATTGATAAAGGTATTATTGTGCCTATGCTAGATGCAAGAAGAATGGAAGTATATGCTGCTGTTTTTAATGAAAATTATGAGCAGATTAGAGATATTAAGGCTGAGATAATAGATGAAAACTCTTTTTCTGATTATTTAGGAGCGGGTATCGTTACTTTTTTAGGTGATGGAGCTCATAAGTGTAAAGAAGTAATTACCCATAAAAATGCTGTGTTTGTAGATGCTATTTTTCCATCTGCAAAAGAAATGGCAGAATTATCATTTATTAAGTACAAAAAAAACGACATCGAAGATGTCGCTTATTTTGAACCTTTTTATTTAAAAGATTTTGTTGTTATTCCTGAAAAGAAAAAGAAACCTACTTTTTAA
- a CDS encoding cytochrome c oxidase subunit 3 — protein sequence MEANIAIPTDGKETWNGGGGIKPLGASYGKMMMWFFIVSDALTFSGFLAAYGLTRFKFIDSWPIADEVFTHFPGLHGVHAPMYYVALMTFILIVSSVTMVLAVDAGHQMKQKKVAWYMFATIIFGIIFVGSQAWEWKNFISGSYGAVKTTEGRILQFVKDGHQIALSDFVVGERTDQRVQHERQNGLWFEKEGSVSSYSVAQIQDSYKNNSEIQVRSQLIDPATKQKIILSREDGMAQLAKSKMVVEGANLHVNEYGNTIFADFFFFITGFHGFHVLSGIIINIIIFFNVILGTYERRGHYEMVEKVGLYWHFVDLVWVFVFTFFYLV from the coding sequence ATGGAAGCAAATATTGCTATACCTACAGATGGTAAAGAAACTTGGAACGGCGGTGGTGGTATAAAACCACTAGGAGCAAGTTATGGTAAAATGATGATGTGGTTTTTTATCGTTTCTGATGCTTTAACCTTTTCAGGGTTTTTAGCAGCTTACGGTTTAACACGATTTAAATTTATAGATTCATGGCCAATTGCAGATGAGGTGTTTACTCACTTTCCTGGTTTACATGGTGTGCATGCGCCAATGTATTATGTGGCATTAATGACTTTTATTCTTATCGTTTCTTCGGTAACAATGGTTTTAGCAGTAGATGCAGGTCATCAAATGAAACAAAAAAAAGTAGCTTGGTACATGTTTGCTACTATTATTTTTGGAATCATCTTTGTTGGATCTCAGGCTTGGGAGTGGAAAAACTTTATTTCTGGTTCTTACGGAGCGGTAAAAACAACAGAGGGTAGAATTTTACAATTTGTAAAAGATGGTCATCAAATTGCATTATCAGATTTTGTGGTAGGTGAAAGAACTGATCAAAGAGTGCAACACGAAAGACAAAATGGATTATGGTTTGAGAAAGAAGGTTCTGTATCTTCTTACTCTGTAGCTCAAATTCAAGATTCTTACAAAAATAATTCAGAAATACAAGTTCGTTCTCAATTGATAGATCCTGCAACAAAACAAAAAATAATTCTTTCTAGAGAAGATGGAATGGCACAATTAGCAAAATCTAAAATGGTTGTAGAGGGTGCTAACTTGCATGTAAACGAGTATGGAAACACCATTTTTGCTGATTTCTTTTTCTTTATTACAGGATTTCACGGATTCCACGTACTTTCAGGAATTATTATTAACATCATTATTTTCTTTAATGTTATTCTAGGTACTTATGAACGTAGAGGACATTATGAAATGGTAGAAAAAGTAGGACTATATTGGCACTTTGTAGATTTAGTTTGGGTATTTGTATTCACATTCTTCTATTTAGTATAA
- a CDS encoding cytochrome C oxidase subunit IV family protein, producing MAHAHKSNTNRIWVVLVILTVITTVEVAFGIIKPDFLHLSSFLGTSPLNWMFIILTLVKAYYITWAFMHMEGEKKWLRRSVVWTVVFLVSYLLTLLLTEGGYIHNTLAPLVKW from the coding sequence ATGGCACACGCACACAAATCAAACACGAATAGAATTTGGGTAGTTTTAGTAATATTAACAGTAATAACTACTGTTGAGGTTGCATTTGGTATTATTAAGCCAGATTTCTTGCATCTTTCAAGTTTTTTAGGAACAAGTCCTTTAAACTGGATGTTCATTATTTTAACATTAGTAAAAGCATATTACATTACTTGGGCATTTATGCACATGGAAGGAGAAAAAAAATGGCTGAGACGTTCTGTAGTTTGGACAGTTGTTTTCTTAGTTAGTTACTTGCTAACACTTCTTTTAACAGAAGGCGGTTATATACATAACACATTGGCACCACTTGTAAAATGGTAA
- a CDS encoding SCO family protein, giving the protein MKKKYSYIGISFIILLFGIYVVRNIDRRINDNDLVQDSSLNKVDKNTATTKGLYTFNKVPDFGFTDQNGLTITNKDYAGKVYVVEFFFSTCPTICPLMNKKMVTIQDEFSSNSDFGIASFSITPDIDTPEILKKYALDNSITHKNWHLLTGENDTIVYALANKGFKLFAGKGGKEHGGFEHSGLFALVDKEGNIRSRKDEYGNPIMYYRALTESGFSDQIKELKEDIKILLNE; this is encoded by the coding sequence ATGAAAAAAAAATATTCTTATATAGGTATTTCATTTATCATTCTTTTATTCGGAATTTATGTGGTTAGAAACATTGATAGAAGAATTAATGACAATGATCTTGTTCAAGATAGTAGCTTGAATAAGGTTGATAAAAATACGGCCACTACAAAAGGGTTGTATACATTTAATAAAGTCCCAGATTTTGGGTTTACAGATCAAAATGGACTTACAATTACCAATAAAGATTATGCTGGTAAAGTTTATGTTGTAGAATTTTTCTTTTCTACATGTCCTACTATTTGTCCTTTAATGAATAAAAAAATGGTAACTATTCAAGATGAATTTTCTTCAAATTCAGATTTTGGAATAGCCTCTTTTTCTATTACTCCAGATATTGATACACCAGAGATTTTAAAAAAATATGCATTAGATAATAGTATTACACATAAAAACTGGCACTTATTAACAGGTGAAAATGATACTATAGTGTATGCCTTGGCTAATAAAGGATTTAAATTATTTGCAGGTAAAGGCGGTAAAGAACATGGTGGTTTTGAACACTCTGGTTTGTTTGCTTTGGTGGATAAAGAAGGAAACATTAGATCTAGAAAAGATGAATATGGAAATCCTATTATGTATTATAGAGCTCTAACAGAATCAGGTTTTTCAGATCAAATAAAAGAATTAAAAGAAGATATTAAAATATTGTTGAATGAGTAA
- a CDS encoding mechanosensitive ion channel family protein encodes MEKYLTNLKGLVIEYTPKILVALAILIIGLIVIKLIVKASRKAMEKGGIDVTLQKFLGNLIGWGLKILLIIAVISKLGVETTSFAAILAAAGLAVGLALQGSLANFAGGVLIMVFKPFKLGDLVEAQGEVGVVKEIEIFTTKLTGLSNKEIIIPNGILSNGNIVNYSTEGTRRVDLTIGVSYDADIKKTKEVLMNVLTSHPKILKDPAPGVTVSELADSSVNFAVRPWCKTADYWTVYFDVTENVKLALDKAGIEIPYPHQVNLKK; translated from the coding sequence ATGGAAAAATATCTTACAAATTTAAAAGGATTAGTAATTGAATATACCCCTAAAATTTTAGTTGCATTAGCAATTCTAATTATTGGTTTAATAGTTATAAAACTAATTGTTAAAGCTTCTAGAAAAGCAATGGAAAAGGGTGGCATAGATGTTACACTTCAAAAGTTTTTAGGAAACTTAATTGGTTGGGGACTAAAAATATTATTAATTATAGCTGTTATATCTAAACTAGGTGTAGAAACAACTTCTTTTGCAGCAATTTTAGCAGCGGCAGGTTTGGCTGTTGGTTTAGCATTACAAGGATCTCTTGCCAACTTTGCAGGTGGCGTTTTAATAATGGTTTTTAAACCTTTTAAACTTGGCGACTTAGTAGAAGCACAAGGTGAAGTTGGTGTTGTAAAAGAAATTGAAATCTTTACTACAAAACTTACAGGTTTATCTAACAAAGAAATAATAATTCCGAATGGTATTTTATCTAATGGAAATATTGTTAATTATTCTACAGAAGGTACAAGACGTGTAGACTTAACCATTGGTGTTTCTTATGATGCTGATATTAAGAAAACAAAAGAAGTATTAATGAATGTATTAACTTCTCATCCTAAAATTTTAAAAGATCCAGCTCCTGGAGTTACAGTATCTGAGTTAGCAGATAGTTCTGTTAATTTTGCAGTAAGACCTTGGTGTAAAACCGCAGATTACTGGACCGTGTATTTCGATGTAACGGAAAATGTAAAATTAGCACTTGATAAAGCAGGAATCGAGATTCCTTACCCTCACCAAGTAAACCTTAAAAAGTAG
- a CDS encoding VanZ family protein, which produces MPKVEPNINNIDKMYHLTAYFTLSICWLFSFYRKPALKYVIVICCILFGILIEVLQQTLTVYRTGDYKDAIANTLGVLLGLIVFNQILKKNTVNSH; this is translated from the coding sequence ATGCCTAAAGTAGAGCCAAATATCAATAATATTGATAAAATGTATCACTTAACAGCGTATTTTACACTTTCTATATGTTGGTTATTTTCTTTTTATAGAAAACCAGCTCTAAAATACGTTATTGTAATTTGTTGCATTCTTTTTGGCATACTTATTGAAGTACTGCAACAAACATTAACTGTATATAGAACAGGAGACTACAAAGATGCAATAGCAAATACACTTGGAGTTCTCTTAGGATTAATTGTTTTTAATCAAATATTAAAAAAAAATACAGTTAATTCACACTAA
- a CDS encoding TolC family protein, giving the protein MKTKLILFVALLTTIVSFSQKKWTLKECVDQALNKNISIQQNKLSLDIAKTDLKSSRGNFLPSVSASTGGNLSAGSNFDPVTNNRSASTTFFGGNVGLNAGITVFNGFRNLNLYKQAKLGIETSKLDLQKIENDVSLFVVNGYLNVLFAKENLEVSKVQAAISKKQIQAAKDRFEAGTIAKGELLNFKSTAANDLQSVITQENALDLAILNLAQLLQVPSNNFDVAPVNVDLPSADLLYKNSNSVYEKSLTKMPEIQRAELAIDNATLDIEISKSNYLPTVTSSIFANTNYSYIIKPTGFPTGDFLDQLDGNLGYGLGFNINIPIFNGFKTDANVKRSKINKEIFETRLESEKLNLKQTIEQAFLDVKSSLKAYQAARISLTAQQEAFKNAQERYNYGVMTLFDFDLVRTRLVNAEGAMIRSKYDYVFKTKVLQFYSGELILE; this is encoded by the coding sequence TTGAAAACTAAACTTATCCTATTTGTTGCACTTTTAACCACTATTGTTTCTTTTTCACAAAAAAAGTGGACACTTAAAGAATGTGTAGATCAAGCTTTAAATAAAAACATTTCTATTCAACAGAATAAATTAAGTTTAGATATTGCTAAGACAGATTTAAAGAGCTCTAGAGGTAATTTTTTACCATCTGTTAGTGCAAGTACAGGAGGTAATCTTTCCGCAGGTTCTAACTTTGATCCTGTAACAAATAACAGATCTGCAAGTACCACATTTTTTGGGGGTAATGTAGGTTTAAATGCAGGAATAACTGTTTTTAATGGATTTAGAAACCTAAACTTATATAAGCAAGCTAAATTAGGGATAGAAACAAGTAAATTAGATTTACAAAAGATAGAGAACGATGTTTCTTTGTTTGTTGTAAATGGTTATTTGAATGTTCTTTTCGCAAAAGAAAATTTAGAGGTATCTAAAGTTCAAGCTGCTATAAGTAAGAAACAAATACAAGCTGCAAAAGATAGGTTTGAGGCTGGGACAATAGCTAAAGGTGAATTGTTAAATTTTAAATCTACAGCTGCAAATGATTTGCAAAGTGTTATTACACAAGAGAATGCGCTAGATTTAGCAATCTTAAATTTAGCACAATTATTGCAAGTGCCTTCTAATAATTTTGATGTTGCTCCAGTAAATGTAGACTTACCATCTGCAGACTTATTATATAAGAACTCAAACTCTGTGTATGAAAAGTCACTAACCAAAATGCCAGAAATTCAAAGAGCAGAATTAGCTATTGATAATGCAACTTTAGACATAGAAATTAGTAAAAGCAATTATTTACCTACCGTTACAAGTTCTATTTTTGCTAATACAAACTATAGTTATATTATAAAGCCAACCGGTTTCCCTACAGGAGATTTTTTAGATCAATTAGACGGTAATCTTGGTTACGGACTAGGTTTTAATATTAATATTCCAATTTTTAATGGTTTTAAAACCGATGCTAATGTAAAAAGATCAAAAATTAATAAAGAAATTTTTGAAACTAGATTAGAAAGTGAAAAACTAAATTTAAAACAAACTATAGAGCAAGCCTTTTTAGATGTAAAATCATCTTTAAAAGCCTACCAAGCAGCAAGAATTTCTTTAACAGCGCAGCAAGAAGCTTTTAAAAATGCACAAGAAAGGTATAATTATGGTGTAATGACGTTATTCGATTTTGATTTAGTTAGAACACGTTTAGTAAATGCAGAAGGAGCAATGATTCGTTCTAAATACGATTATGTTTTTAAAACGAAAGTATTGCAATTCTATTCTGGAGAACTAATTTTAGAATAA
- a CDS encoding dodecin family protein — translation MAVMKVIEVLANSEKSWEEATRKAVKQASKSVKNIRSVFVQSQSAVVNGDDVTEFRVNLKITFEVN, via the coding sequence ATGGCAGTTATGAAAGTTATTGAAGTATTAGCAAATTCTGAAAAAAGTTGGGAAGAAGCTACTAGAAAAGCAGTAAAGCAAGCTTCTAAATCTGTAAAAAACATTAGATCTGTATTTGTACAATCGCAAAGTGCAGTTGTAAATGGTGACGATGTTACTGAATTTAGAGTAAATTTAAAAATTACCTTTGAAGTAAACTAA
- the gcvH gene encoding glycine cleavage system protein GcvH, whose amino-acid sequence MNLPSELKYTKDHEWIKIEGDVATVGITEFAQGELGDIVYVDVDTLDDTVEEGEVFGSVEAVKTVSDLFMPLTGEVIEFNEELEDEPELVNSDPYGKGWMIKIKISDSSQINNLLDAAAYKELIEG is encoded by the coding sequence ATGAATTTACCATCAGAATTAAAATATACTAAAGACCACGAGTGGATTAAAATTGAAGGCGATGTAGCAACAGTAGGTATTACCGAATTTGCACAAGGAGAGCTAGGAGACATCGTTTATGTAGACGTAGACACTTTAGATGATACTGTAGAAGAAGGAGAAGTTTTTGGCTCTGTAGAAGCTGTTAAAACGGTTTCAGATTTATTTATGCCTTTAACAGGTGAAGTAATAGAATTTAATGAAGAGTTAGAAGATGAACCAGAACTTGTAAATTCTGATCCTTACGGCAAAGGTTGGATGATTAAAATTAAAATATCAGATAGTTCTCAAATAAACAATCTATTAGATGCAGCAGCGTATAAAGAGCTTATTGAAGGATAA
- a CDS encoding toxin-antitoxin system YwqK family antitoxin: MKKILTLIILCVAAIGYSQDKQPTYTAEGNLVKATYYYEDGSISTEGYFKDKKLTGEWTRFDKEGNKTQIAKYEDGKKVGKWFVWNNESLKEISYDNNAIVSVNLWKHEAKLASNK; this comes from the coding sequence ATGAAAAAAATACTAACACTTATAATCCTTTGTGTTGCAGCAATAGGATATTCTCAAGATAAACAACCAACTTATACTGCTGAAGGAAATTTGGTAAAAGCAACCTATTATTATGAAGATGGTTCAATAAGTACTGAAGGGTATTTTAAGGATAAAAAATTAACAGGTGAGTGGACTCGTTTTGATAAGGAAGGAAATAAAACTCAAATAGCGAAGTATGAGGATGGTAAAAAAGTAGGAAAGTGGTTTGTTTGGAATAACGAGTCTTTAAAAGAAATTAGTTATGATAACAATGCAATTGTTAGCGTAAATTTATGGAAACATGAAGCTAAATTGGCATCTAATAAATAA
- a CDS encoding DUF1304 domain-containing protein: protein MNILQIIFISLVAIIHIYIVYLEMVIWTSKKAMKAFGIKNKELAEETKVMAANQGLYNGFLAAGLLWSMFMVKTDMAIFFLSCVAIAGLYGAYSTKIIRILYIQTIPAALGIISILLS from the coding sequence ATGAATATTTTACAAATCATATTTATTAGTTTAGTAGCAATAATCCACATTTATATTGTCTATTTAGAAATGGTAATTTGGACTTCAAAAAAGGCAATGAAGGCTTTTGGAATAAAAAACAAAGAGTTAGCAGAAGAAACAAAAGTAATGGCTGCAAACCAAGGTTTATATAACGGTTTTTTAGCTGCAGGATTACTCTGGTCTATGTTTATGGTAAAAACTGACATGGCAATTTTCTTTTTGTCTTGTGTTGCTATTGCCGGACTTTATGGAGCCTATTCTACAAAAATAATTAGAATACTGTACATACAAACCATACCAGCAGCTCTAGGTATTATTTCTATTTTATTATCATAG
- a CDS encoding energy transducer TonB, which produces MEIKKNPKSNLENYSKIFMQIGLVLALFITLIAIEHKTFDKVIGDLGTVNMSAEMEEETVITERVEQVKPKTPPPPAPEKIEIVEDEKEVEETVIESTETDETEAVEVEEIVEVEEIEEVVEDVSFMIIEDVPVFPGCKGSKAELKACFSKMVQKHFSRKFDANLPNELGLSAGRKRVFIGFKIDKNGNIVDVNARAPHPKIKSEVIKVMKQLPKMKPGRQRGKPVGVKYSIPFTLIVE; this is translated from the coding sequence ATGGAAATTAAGAAAAACCCAAAATCAAACTTAGAAAATTACAGTAAAATTTTTATGCAAATAGGTTTGGTTCTAGCACTATTTATAACACTAATAGCTATAGAACATAAAACATTCGATAAAGTTATTGGAGACCTCGGTACAGTGAACATGAGTGCTGAAATGGAAGAAGAAACTGTAATTACTGAAAGAGTAGAACAAGTTAAACCAAAAACGCCACCACCACCAGCTCCAGAAAAAATAGAAATTGTAGAAGATGAAAAAGAAGTAGAAGAGACTGTAATTGAATCTACAGAAACAGATGAAACAGAAGCTGTAGAAGTAGAAGAAATTGTAGAAGTGGAGGAAATAGAAGAAGTTGTAGAAGATGTAAGTTTCATGATTATTGAAGATGTACCTGTATTTCCTGGATGTAAAGGAAGTAAAGCAGAATTAAAAGCATGTTTTAGTAAAATGGTTCAAAAACACTTTTCAAGAAAATTTGATGCAAATTTACCAAACGAATTAGGATTATCTGCAGGTAGAAAAAGAGTATTTATCGGTTTTAAAATTGATAAAAACGGAAACATTGTTGATGTTAATGCAAGAGCTCCACACCCAAAAATTAAAAGTGAAGTAATTAAAGTAATGAAACAATTACCTAAAATGAAACCAGGTAGACAAAGAGGTAAGCCAGTAGGTGTAAAATATAGTATTCCTTTTACTTTAATTGTAGAGTAA
- a CDS encoding DUF420 domain-containing protein, producing the protein MSNLAQEKKYKKIITGLSIVIPIAVAALFGIKLQDLGINVAPLTFLPPIYATINGLTAITLIAAVVAIKKGNRKLHAQLNTFAIACSLIFLLLYIAYHMTSDSTKFGGEGVIKYVYYFILITHIVLSIVVIPFVLTTFMRAKLGNFPQHKKIAKFTFPLWLYVAITGVVVYLMISPYYV; encoded by the coding sequence ATGAGTAATTTAGCACAAGAAAAAAAATACAAGAAAATAATTACAGGGTTATCTATTGTAATTCCAATTGCTGTTGCAGCTTTATTCGGTATTAAATTACAAGATTTAGGTATTAATGTAGCGCCTTTAACTTTTTTACCTCCAATTTATGCAACTATAAATGGATTAACAGCAATTACTTTAATAGCCGCAGTAGTTGCAATTAAAAAAGGAAATAGAAAGCTACACGCACAACTTAATACGTTTGCAATAGCATGTTCTCTTATTTTCTTATTACTTTATATTGCGTATCACATGACATCAGATTCTACTAAATTTGGTGGAGAAGGTGTCATAAAATATGTGTATTACTTTATCCTTATAACTCATATTGTTTTATCAATAGTGGTAATACCATTTGTGTTAACAACGTTTATGAGAGCAAAACTAGGTAATTTTCCTCAACATAAAAAAATAGCTAAATTTACATTTCCTTTGTGGCTATATGTTGCTATTACCGGTGTTGTAGTTTATTTAATGATATCTCCTTATTATGTATAA